Part of the Anaerolineae bacterium genome is shown below.
TGATAGCGCATCTCGACGCTCCCTTGTCCTTCCAAGATATGCGCCTTGGTCAGCGGCTCGCCGACGAGGTACTGCGGCACCAGCGGGCTGGTCATAGGCTGTTCCTTCGTCCAGGCCATCATGCCCGTGCGGTCGGGCGGATACACCAGCTCAAACTCCACGACGGCGACATCCGCTTCGGCCCGCGCCGAGTAGGGCGTGTACTGCGGCAGGGTATAGGCGAAACTGCCGGCCGCGACCGCCACAGCCAGCACCATGGCCGGCGAGATCGCCGGCCGGCTCCCCTCCCCATCCGCCGCCAGCGTGGCCCCCAGCAGAGAGAGCGTCACCGCGGTCAGGATCAACAGCCGCCAGGGAAACTGCACCAGCGCCGCCAGCGGGATCGCTCTCCAAAGGGGGGCAGAGAAGGGCAGCATGAACAGGATGACGACACCCGAGGCCGCCAGGAAGAAGGTGCGCTCCGCGCGCCGGCGCGGCAGATGCCAGCGCAGGGTTACCGCGGCCATGCTCAGGAACAGGGGGAACAGCCCCAACTGGAACGGCATCTCGTCCGCCAGCCCTTCGCCGGCATAGCCGTAGCCCCAGAACGAGGAGAGCAGTTGGCCGGCGAAGACGAAATGCTTGTAATAGCCGAAACTCCCCTGAATCCACTGCTCCTGGACGATATACCCGCGCTCCAGCAGGGCCGGCAGGAGGAAAAATCCGCTGACGCCGACACCGAGCAGGCCGGCGGCCAATGAGGCCCCGGCCGAGCGCACCGCCCGTCCCCAGCCCGCTTTCATCCCCTGCCGTGCCAGGAGGAACAGAACCCAGCCGGCCAGCAGAGGGGAGAAGACAAGCGCCGTGCCGTTGTGCGTGAGCAGGAGGCCGGCATAGGCCAGGCCGGCCAACGCCACCGGGCGTCTGCCTCCCCGCTCCACCACCTCCAGCATGGCCAGCAGAGTCAGCGGCAAAAAGATATAGGCGAACGATTCCGCCAGGTCACAGCGCACGTAGACGTCCACCAGATGGTAAGGGACGTAGGTATAGAGCACGGCCGCCAGCAGGCCGGCGGAGCGCCCGAACAGCCGCCGGCCCAGGAAATACATGCTGACCGTGGAGAGAATAAATCCGACGAGATAGGTGAGCTTAACCGCCACGGTCAGGCCGGCGCCCAGGAGATGGAATGCCTCCGCCACGTAATACGCCAGCGGCGCATAGAAAATGAACAGCGGGTAGCCGTATCCCAGCGCGAAATCGGTGGCCCAGCGGGGGATGAGATAGCCATCGCGCAGGGTCTTGTCGAAAGCGTGCAGGAAGAAGACCGTGTGCGGTGCATCATGCGCCTGGAAGAAATAGCCGGGCGCCAGGAGCGGCATCCAGGCGAAGGTGCTCAGCGCCAGCGCCCACCACAGTTCTCGGTCCACGCGGTGAAGGAACGTCCAGACGCGCCGCATCTCAGCCGGCCCTCCCCCGCACCAGCCGCCAGCGAGCCAACGCCGCCAGCGCCAGGCCGGCGAGGGTGACAGCGCTCAGCGCCTGCCCGACGCGCCGCGGCGGCGTGTCCTCAAAGCGCAGTAACAGCAAATGCCGGCCCCGCGGCACCGGCACCGTGATCAGCCCCTGCGGCCCGGTCGTGTATATCGGCGCCTCGGCGATCACCTCCTCAGTCCGCTCATCGAGGATGTACGCCTTCCAGCCAGGGTAATAAAAGCGGTAAAAACGCACCGACTGCTGGTCGTCCGCGGCCCAGACCCACACCTTTTCCGAGATGGAGGTCATGCCGCGCGCATCCACCGCCAGGATCTCGTTCTGCGGCACCCAACTGTAGTCCACCCGCGTGGTGATATCCTGCCCGTTGACGAACAGGTCCGCCATGGGCGACCACTGCGGGATCTCCTTCGTCCAGATGGTGGAGCCGGTCATCTCGTTGGCGGTGCGCTGGAAGCGCATCAGGCCGGCCAGCGACACCGGCCCCTCCTTCGGCTCGCGAATTTCCGCCCGCACATAGGGGTAGCTCCCCCAGATGACCAGCCCTGCCAGCAGGACCGCCGCAAGCTCTCGCGACCAAGGCCCTTTCTCCTCCGCCGGCTCCT
Proteins encoded:
- a CDS encoding glycosyltransferase family 39 protein, with protein sequence MRRVWTFLHRVDRELWWALALSTFAWMPLLAPGYFFQAHDAPHTVFFLHAFDKTLRDGYLIPRWATDFALGYGYPLFIFYAPLAYYVAEAFHLLGAGLTVAVKLTYLVGFILSTVSMYFLGRRLFGRSAGLLAAVLYTYVPYHLVDVYVRCDLAESFAYIFLPLTLLAMLEVVERGGRRPVALAGLAYAGLLLTHNGTALVFSPLLAGWVLFLLARQGMKAGWGRAVRSAGASLAAGLLGVGVSGFFLLPALLERGYIVQEQWIQGSFGYYKHFVFAGQLLSSFWGYGYAGEGLADEMPFQLGLFPLFLSMAAVTLRWHLPRRRAERTFFLAASGVVILFMLPFSAPLWRAIPLAALVQFPWRLLILTAVTLSLLGATLAADGEGSRPAISPAMVLAVAVAAGSFAYTLPQYTPYSARAEADVAVVEFELVYPPDRTGMMAWTKEQPMTSPLVPQYLVGEPLTKAHILEGQGSVEMRYHGGATEEVLVQALTPVTLEFYTYYFPGWRAMVDGEPVEIWPTDPYGLIALRVPAGEHVVRLRFGDTLVRLAGKGISLVSLLAAGWLLWPARRRTAGTGASDD